The genomic segment CGAGGCCGTGCTGGCCGAGCAGGCCGGCCGGCACCGGCTCACCGTGGTCCGGCCCGGCGGCCGGCACGCCGTCATCGGGGCGGGCACGGTCGCCTGGGAGATGCTGCGCCAGGTGCCCGACCTGGCCACGCTGATCCTGCCGCTCGGCAGCGGTTCCCTCGCCGCGGGCTCGGCCCTGGCCGCCCGCGGCCGCCGGCGCGGCGTCAGGGTCGTGGGGGTGGCGCCGGCGCGGTCCCTCACCGTGAGCAGCGCGCCGCAGCACCGGATCGCCGCGGGCACCGCCGGATCGCGGCAGGCGCGGGCGCTGGACAGCGCCGACCCGGACCCGTTGGCCGGAGAGCTCGCGGCCCGGCTCCTCGACGAGCGCGTCACCGTCGCCGACGAGGACATCCGGCGGGCCGTCGGCGTCTACGCCCGGGAGTACCGGCAGACCGCCGAGCCCAGTGGCGCGCTGGCTCTGGCGGCCGTGCTGTCGGGACGGGTCCGGCCGGCCCCGGGCCCGGTGGGGGTGGTGCTCTCCGGCGGCAACGTCACGGCGGACGCCGGCGGACGGCCG from the Streptomyces xinghaiensis S187 genome contains:
- a CDS encoding pyridoxal-phosphate dependent enzyme, whose product is MTPTVHDIEATLPVLSLFAGGTPVHHCPEVDQRLGRRLFVKLESRQPGGSFKVRGLIRLLAGLPQHRLDRGVIGRGRANFVRALGWAGRRYGVPVTAVVPDDVPASLVRDLLACGARPVFHPAGSPGAGEAVLAEQAGRHRLTVVRPGGRHAVIGAGTVAWEMLRQVPDLATLILPLGSGSLAAGSALAARGRRRGVRVVGVAPARSLTVSSAPQHRIAAGTAGSRQARALDSADPDPLAGELAARLLDERVTVADEDIRRAVGVYAREYRQTAEPSGALALAAVLSGRVRPAPGPVGVVLSGGNVTADAGGRPALTTGRETPRAPGRWAEAAAQAQAAE